One genomic window of Sulfurovum lithotrophicum includes the following:
- a CDS encoding sensor histidine kinase, with product MRISKERDIVLTSYERRSLVRFLTLYLGSVFVLLAIIGYLFFENNKAAMQSATKFEMMYQSRMIFSRIVLEAMLHVNGGMKVRERDRFLKGLKHCRFDVGYYNEDGKAIYTEIPEPVDFTKDFYIENGQCYTVTRNESVHLGIKYIVLKEGALSAQIQALRIKIIGYLVLSFILMGVVGYFLGRLFLQPVREQIESLDRFIADTTHELNTPLSAILMTVQSLRGIDEKKRKRLEASAKRLSVMYSSLTYRLEGKVEPDEWLRLDKIIEARLEYVRDLTASKRLGVKIDLEPTLIHMNRQGAERLIDNLLSNAIKYSDAGDSVTITLKNNVLKVKDTGIGIDKEKQADIFKRFHRANEERGGFGIGLDIVLSICRKYRIKLELDSKKGEGSTFILTFPSK from the coding sequence TTGAGAATATCAAAGGAGAGGGATATCGTTTTAACATCGTATGAGCGCAGATCGCTGGTCCGCTTCCTGACACTGTATCTCGGATCGGTTTTTGTCCTGCTGGCTATTATCGGCTATCTCTTCTTTGAGAATAACAAAGCTGCCATGCAGTCGGCGACCAAATTCGAGATGATGTACCAGTCGCGCATGATCTTTTCCAGGATCGTTCTTGAAGCAATGCTGCATGTTAACGGCGGGATGAAAGTGAGGGAGCGTGATCGGTTCCTGAAAGGTCTGAAACACTGCCGTTTTGACGTGGGGTATTACAATGAAGATGGAAAAGCGATCTATACGGAGATACCGGAGCCTGTAGATTTCACGAAAGATTTTTACATTGAAAACGGCCAATGCTATACAGTGACACGCAATGAAAGTGTGCATTTGGGGATCAAGTATATTGTATTGAAGGAGGGTGCTCTTTCTGCGCAGATACAGGCACTGCGTATTAAGATCATCGGGTATCTGGTTCTTTCATTCATTCTGATGGGTGTCGTAGGCTATTTCCTTGGAAGACTGTTCCTTCAGCCTGTCAGGGAGCAGATAGAGTCTCTCGACCGATTTATTGCTGACACGACCCATGAACTCAATACTCCACTTTCAGCCATACTGATGACAGTACAGAGTCTCAGGGGTATTGATGAAAAAAAACGAAAACGGCTTGAAGCAAGTGCCAAGCGTCTGAGTGTCATGTACAGTTCTCTGACGTACAGGCTTGAGGGGAAGGTAGAGCCCGATGAATGGCTTCGACTCGACAAGATCATAGAGGCACGCTTAGAATATGTGCGTGATCTGACTGCATCCAAGCGTCTTGGAGTGAAAATAGATCTTGAACCTACTCTGATTCACATGAATAGGCAGGGTGCAGAGAGGCTCATAGACAACCTTTTGAGCAATGCCATCAAATACTCGGATGCGGGTGACAGTGTGACTATCACACTCAAGAACAATGTTTTAAAGGTTAAAGATACGGGTATTGGAATAGACAAGGAAAAGCAGGCGGATATCTTCAAGAGGTTCCACCGGGCAAATGAAGAGCGGGGAGGCTTCGGCATAGGGCTTGACATCGTACTTTCCATCTGCAGGAAGTACAGGATCAAACTGGAACTTGATTCTAAAAAAGGTGAGGGGAGTACATTTATTCTCACTTTCCCTTCAAAGTAA
- a CDS encoding CBS domain-containing protein, with product MLVEAVMTPKEKLVIVSPMAPVREALNLMKKHSVRSVIVDKTKPDSAYGLVTFKNILQSIVAEDGDIDLLNVYDIASTPAFSVSAKLNVKYAARMMVKSSIKRLLVLDSNELQGILTMTDIIGILMETVEGQ from the coding sequence ATGTTAGTAGAAGCAGTTATGACACCCAAAGAGAAACTGGTCATAGTCTCACCCATGGCTCCGGTAAGAGAAGCGCTTAACCTTATGAAAAAGCACTCCGTACGCTCGGTCATCGTAGACAAAACAAAACCGGACAGCGCATATGGCCTGGTTACTTTTAAGAACATTCTACAAAGTATTGTTGCAGAAGACGGTGATATCGACCTTCTCAATGTCTACGATATCGCTTCGACACCGGCCTTCTCTGTGTCTGCAAAGCTCAATGTCAAATATGCCGCACGAATGATGGTCAAAAGCAGCATCAAACGCCTTCTCGTACTTGACAGCAATGAACTTCAGGGTATCCTGACCATGACCGATATCATCGGTATACTGATGGAGACGGTCGAAGGACAGTAG
- a CDS encoding DUF1538 domain-containing protein — translation MKESLKIFAGDLKNSFMDLLPIIIVVALFQGAIIRAVPDNLLSIVIGLTIVAVGLALFIRGLELGIFPIGEGLAVDFARKGSIFWLLTFAFTIGFSTTVAEPALIAIANKAAMISHGLIDAFWLRMTVALSVGFAIALGVLRILLGHPISYYIIGGYILVVAITFFAPPEIIGLAYDSGGVTTSTVTVPLVAALGIGLASSIKGRNPAIDGFGLIAFASLTPMIFVQLYGILAYSSADPAAAVQTAVQTAAEHAPTIDHFVWSDLFFDLIGTIKDVAPIIAVIFFFQYVIIKKQVAHLHRIITGILMVILGLYAFIVGLEMGLFPIGETIAYQLTDMNNNLLIYLFAFLIGFSTTMAEPALLAIAIKAEEISEGNIKQNVLRMVVALGVAIGIGLGAYRIVAGDPIHYYIIAGYIFVIIFTYFAPNYIVPIAYDSGGVTTSTVTVPLVAALGLGLAENIEGRNPLIDGFGLIAFASLFPMLTVMGYGIHAEYYKKRLLAQEKSTEQEKK, via the coding sequence ATGAAAGAAAGCCTGAAGATATTTGCCGGGGACCTGAAGAACTCCTTTATGGACCTGCTTCCCATCATCATTGTCGTGGCACTGTTCCAGGGAGCGATCATCCGTGCGGTACCCGACAACCTTCTCTCCATCGTTATCGGCCTGACCATTGTCGCCGTGGGGCTGGCGCTGTTCATCAGGGGACTGGAACTGGGGATCTTTCCCATCGGGGAAGGGCTGGCTGTGGACTTTGCAAGAAAAGGTTCCATCTTCTGGCTTTTGACCTTCGCTTTCACCATAGGCTTTTCAACAACTGTCGCGGAACCGGCGCTCATCGCCATCGCCAACAAGGCCGCCATGATCTCACACGGTCTCATAGACGCCTTCTGGCTGCGTATGACAGTAGCCCTCTCGGTAGGCTTTGCCATTGCGCTGGGTGTCCTGCGTATCCTGCTGGGACATCCCATCTCCTACTATATTATAGGAGGGTACATATTGGTGGTTGCCATTACCTTCTTTGCACCACCCGAGATCATAGGTCTGGCCTATGACAGCGGAGGAGTGACCACTTCGACTGTAACCGTACCTCTGGTTGCGGCCCTTGGTATCGGGCTGGCTTCAAGTATCAAGGGGAGGAATCCTGCCATCGACGGTTTCGGACTTATCGCGTTTGCTTCGCTCACACCGATGATCTTCGTTCAGCTCTACGGTATACTTGCCTATTCATCTGCAGATCCCGCTGCTGCGGTACAGACAGCCGTCCAGACTGCAGCAGAACATGCACCAACAATAGACCATTTTGTATGGAGCGATCTCTTTTTTGACCTCATAGGTACTATAAAAGATGTGGCTCCCATCATCGCTGTCATCTTCTTTTTTCAGTACGTTATCATCAAGAAGCAGGTGGCGCATTTGCACCGTATCATTACCGGTATCCTTATGGTGATACTCGGACTCTATGCGTTTATCGTAGGTCTGGAAATGGGACTTTTCCCCATCGGTGAAACGATCGCATACCAGCTGACCGACATGAACAACAACCTGCTTATCTATCTGTTCGCTTTCCTCATCGGTTTTTCGACGACCATGGCAGAACCGGCACTTCTTGCCATTGCCATCAAGGCCGAGGAGATCAGTGAAGGGAACATTAAACAAAATGTACTTAGAATGGTGGTAGCGTTAGGTGTTGCCATAGGTATTGGTCTGGGTGCCTACCGTATCGTCGCAGGTGATCCGATACACTACTATATCATCGCAGGGTATATATTTGTAATCATCTTTACCTATTTCGCACCAAACTATATCGTACCCATCGCCTATGACAGCGGTGGGGTGACCACTTCGACCGTGACCGTTCCCCTGGTTGCGGCGCTGGGACTGGGGCTGGCAGAAAATATCGAGGGACGTAATCCGCTTATCGATGGTTTTGGCCTCATCGCCTTTGCTTCCCTCTTCCCTATGCTGACGGTTATGGGGTACGGAATACATGCGGAATATTACAAAAAGCGTCTTTTGGCGCAAGAAAAATCAACAGAGCAGGAGAAGAAATGA
- a CDS encoding FMN-binding protein produces MKTLSILLCLFGFCWASPLSANIKVEQVAKSSFASVSDIEAKRIILTKEQHKQVQQRARAKVTTKVYRYYLFKSGGKTVGYGILISRKVRTKMATVLYGFTPAGTLKFSEIMAFGEPPEFIPNDTWMGQFKNKGRNAPLKMGKDIPTISGATLSARNISDGARIARALFEIASKK; encoded by the coding sequence ATGAAAACTCTTTCTATATTATTGTGCTTATTCGGCTTTTGTTGGGCATCACCACTTTCTGCCAATATCAAGGTAGAACAGGTAGCCAAGAGTTCATTTGCTTCGGTGAGTGACATCGAGGCCAAACGGATCATCCTGACCAAAGAGCAGCACAAGCAGGTGCAGCAACGTGCTAGGGCTAAAGTAACTACTAAAGTCTATCGCTACTATCTGTTCAAGAGCGGAGGTAAAACCGTAGGGTACGGCATACTGATCAGCAGAAAAGTAAGAACGAAGATGGCAACAGTACTATATGGATTCACGCCTGCTGGTACACTGAAGTTCTCCGAGATCATGGCCTTTGGCGAACCACCCGAGTTTATCCCTAACGATACCTGGATGGGACAGTTCAAGAACAAAGGCCGCAATGCGCCGCTCAAGATGGGAAAGGATATCCCTACTATTAGCGGGGCAACGCTTTCTGCACGCAATATTTCCGATGGTGCCAGGATCGCCAGGGCATTGTTTGAGATAGCATCTAAGAAATAA
- a CDS encoding FAD:protein FMN transferase, protein MIRTLLLFLLPLFLFAEKPMLTRMQMLMGTYATITLPKNSNQEISKTFELIGEIEHSLSTYNHTAMLYQLNVTHKVPYDSYLAEALRLSKHYYKDTDGYFDVTIGSISKNLYHFGEEKPLSPDKKALKNAPLNINSIHIGQAFITTDKNITLDLGGIGKGYAVDKAAAYLSERNITGGIMALSGDIRCIGTCEIYLQSPFTEETFAKVTSKVPDLSVSTSGTYRRYATKKSEHHLIDPKTASQGKAFVSVSLFTRANNSRIDAYATAVSVMPKAKALQFLKEHNEIGYVLVEPDGNIIDGNLEGLIRLKYNKPA, encoded by the coding sequence ATGATACGTACGCTTCTTCTTTTCCTCCTTCCGCTTTTCCTCTTTGCGGAGAAACCCATGCTCACACGCATGCAGATGCTTATGGGTACCTATGCGACCATCACCCTTCCCAAAAACAGCAACCAGGAGATCAGTAAAACGTTCGAACTGATCGGAGAAATAGAACATTCACTCTCGACCTATAACCACACAGCCATGCTCTATCAGTTGAATGTAACACACAAAGTTCCCTATGACAGCTATCTTGCAGAGGCACTGAGGCTTTCAAAACATTATTACAAAGATACTGACGGGTACTTCGATGTAACTATCGGCTCCATTTCCAAAAATCTCTATCATTTCGGTGAGGAAAAACCGTTATCACCCGACAAAAAAGCACTGAAGAACGCTCCATTGAATATCAACAGCATTCATATAGGCCAAGCATTCATCACTACCGATAAAAACATTACCCTCGACCTTGGGGGTATAGGGAAAGGATATGCAGTCGACAAAGCTGCTGCATATTTGTCTGAAAGAAATATCACTGGCGGCATCATGGCACTCAGCGGTGACATACGCTGTATTGGTACCTGCGAGATATACCTGCAATCCCCTTTCACTGAAGAAACATTTGCAAAGGTAACCTCCAAAGTACCCGACCTCTCCGTTTCGACCAGCGGGACCTACCGGCGGTACGCCACCAAAAAGAGCGAACACCACCTCATCGACCCCAAAACGGCTTCACAGGGGAAGGCATTCGTTTCAGTCTCGCTCTTTACCAGAGCGAATAATAGCAGGATCGATGCCTATGCTACCGCCGTCTCTGTCATGCCAAAAGCCAAAGCCCTGCAGTTCCTGAAAGAGCACAATGAAATTGGATATGTTCTAGTAGAGCCTGACGGAAATATCATTGATGGGAATTTGGAGGGGTTAATAAGGTTGAAATACAACAAACCCGCGTAG
- a CDS encoding thioredoxin domain-containing protein: MANHLKNEHSPYLQQHADNPVDWYPWGEEAFKKARDEHKPVFLSIGYSSCHWCHVMEEESFRDEKTAKLLNKYFIPVKVDREERPDIDKHFQSVYQLMNGRPGGWPTSIFLTEELKPFYSATYIPDEPKYGMMSFSSLLEVIADKYKNEKQVLVNEADKILKHLNPQEKSIQATKLDESIMARVLKQAEQLFDSKEGGFNKAPKFPQASTLELLLNLYRITAEKEALNMAAQSLSSMARGGLRDLVEGGFCRYSTDNEWLVPHFEKMTYDNALLASVYLQAYHVTHNEFYREVAFETIDFMLSKMCENDLFYSASDADTEGQEGKYFVYTYEKALKSFSKAGIPEKAHAKLAKALHITPEGNFEGKNIVRVDDPAKIDIPYYEKAIEALQKRRDEKRVYPFIDTKVIVSWNAMMISTLFRAGRVEKKYLKQAKRSLEKLLDTMYINSQLFHSTLIGKEPKIQAFLEDYAYLGETLIEAYESTLDESHLVLATKLANNAIEKYYQHGKWKFSRGEFETDADIYDSSYPSSVATMTSVLHSLSSLVDTVYKKFVFKTLEIHSYDIMRQPISTPKMSLMAIRYLKDDIIIKAQTDALLPHISQLDEITYPFTFFKNDTNNGFMLCNSNSCFGHEKDFESIVKFLEKR, translated from the coding sequence ATGGCCAATCATCTCAAGAATGAACACTCCCCCTATCTTCAACAACACGCCGACAACCCTGTAGACTGGTACCCCTGGGGTGAAGAAGCTTTCAAGAAAGCACGTGACGAGCACAAACCTGTTTTTCTCTCTATCGGCTACAGTTCCTGCCACTGGTGCCATGTGATGGAAGAGGAATCATTTCGTGACGAAAAAACTGCCAAACTTCTGAACAAGTATTTCATACCTGTCAAAGTAGATCGGGAAGAGCGCCCTGACATTGATAAACATTTTCAGAGCGTTTACCAGCTGATGAACGGCCGTCCCGGAGGATGGCCCACATCCATCTTCCTGACCGAAGAACTCAAACCGTTCTACTCGGCGACCTACATCCCCGATGAACCCAAGTACGGTATGATGAGCTTCTCTTCCCTGCTTGAAGTTATCGCAGACAAATACAAAAATGAGAAACAGGTGCTGGTCAACGAAGCGGACAAGATACTCAAACACCTCAACCCTCAGGAGAAGAGCATACAGGCGACCAAACTCGATGAGAGCATCATGGCAAGGGTCCTCAAACAGGCTGAACAGCTTTTCGACAGCAAAGAGGGAGGTTTCAACAAAGCCCCCAAGTTCCCCCAGGCTTCCACCCTTGAACTTCTGCTGAACCTCTACCGTATTACAGCGGAAAAAGAAGCACTCAACATGGCTGCCCAATCTCTCTCCTCTATGGCAAGGGGCGGACTGAGAGATCTTGTGGAGGGCGGATTCTGCCGTTACTCCACCGACAACGAGTGGCTGGTACCCCATTTTGAAAAGATGACCTACGACAATGCGCTGCTTGCCTCTGTCTATCTTCAGGCCTATCATGTGACACACAATGAGTTCTACAGAGAGGTTGCTTTTGAGACCATTGATTTCATGCTCAGTAAAATGTGCGAGAATGATCTTTTCTACTCCGCTTCAGATGCCGATACCGAGGGTCAGGAAGGGAAATATTTTGTCTATACTTACGAGAAGGCGCTCAAGTCATTCTCCAAAGCGGGCATCCCCGAAAAGGCCCATGCCAAACTGGCCAAAGCACTGCATATCACACCGGAAGGAAACTTTGAAGGCAAGAATATCGTCAGAGTGGATGACCCTGCGAAGATAGACATTCCCTATTATGAAAAAGCCATAGAGGCTTTGCAAAAAAGAAGGGATGAAAAACGTGTCTACCCTTTCATCGATACCAAAGTGATCGTCTCGTGGAATGCGATGATGATCAGTACTCTTTTCAGAGCGGGAAGAGTGGAAAAGAAGTACCTCAAACAGGCAAAAAGATCTCTGGAGAAACTGCTCGATACCATGTATATCAACTCACAGCTCTTTCACTCGACACTGATAGGCAAAGAGCCGAAGATTCAGGCATTTCTCGAAGATTATGCCTATCTGGGAGAAACACTTATCGAAGCCTATGAAAGCACACTGGACGAAAGCCACCTTGTACTGGCAACCAAACTGGCGAACAATGCCATAGAAAAGTACTATCAGCATGGAAAGTGGAAATTCTCCAGAGGCGAGTTCGAGACAGACGCCGACATTTACGACAGCTCCTATCCCTCTTCTGTTGCCACGATGACCTCCGTACTTCACTCTCTCTCCTCACTGGTCGATACGGTATACAAAAAATTCGTTTTCAAAACACTCGAGATCCATTCCTACGACATTATGAGACAGCCAATCTCCACCCCAAAAATGAGCCTGATGGCCATCCGTTACCTCAAGGACGACATCATCATCAAAGCGCAGACCGATGCACTACTGCCGCATATTTCACAACTTGATGAGATCACCTACCCTTTCACCTTTTTCAAGAACGATACCAACAACGGTTTTATGCTCTGCAACTCCAACAGCTGTTTCGGACATGAGAAGGACTTTGAAAGTATCGTCAAGTTCTTAGAGAAGAGATGA
- the dsbD gene encoding protein-disulfide reductase DsbD — protein sequence MQHLIKKLLILSVLFSGLVFGGFSSALKKNKFLQPEEAFHISAVQKDDVIATKITLADKIHIYKNDLKYRIVSPKKIDLKPALPPAHELDGDMVYEKELVVNIPVKEITRKVKGDYTLEIEVVGCSDKGICYQPFRKSFTFKGAKAGFFDKISSLTQEGNTAKIADVLGSESSLFIIILFFIFGLLLALTPCVFPMIPILSSIIVSQAGNEKPSVGKAFFTSLVYVVAMALTYTVVGVIAGLLGADIQTAMQNPWVLTIFALMFVALAFSLFGYYEIGLPASWQSKLSSISDEAGQKGGIVGTAVMGLLSALIVGPCVAPPLGGAVLFISHTGDALLGGTALFVMSMGMGMPLLLVGIGAGKFMPKPGGWMTAVSQVFGVMMLGLGIFMLSRILPDSITLVLWSLLFMGSALYMGVFDPSSAKKGMKKLIQLLAVVFMLYGASLFVGALSGADSMLRPFEKFTAGGGTVTAVVKEDKSSHRGYSIDRLLKEVAASDKPVVVDFGKDSCTACKELEEITFPNPKVQEALKNFTFIKVDLTDNTEDDKALLKKFELFGTPNIIFFDKDNEYMPEKSLTGFIEPEKFAEHLDQIAK from the coding sequence ATGCAGCATTTGATCAAAAAGTTACTTATTTTGAGTGTACTTTTTAGTGGTTTGGTATTTGGCGGTTTCAGTTCGGCACTGAAGAAAAACAAGTTTTTACAGCCAGAAGAGGCGTTTCATATCTCTGCGGTACAAAAAGACGATGTGATCGCAACGAAGATCACCCTGGCGGACAAGATACATATCTATAAAAATGATCTGAAGTACCGTATCGTCTCTCCCAAAAAGATAGACCTCAAACCCGCACTTCCCCCCGCACATGAGTTGGACGGTGACATGGTCTATGAAAAAGAACTTGTCGTTAATATCCCGGTAAAAGAGATCACCCGGAAGGTCAAAGGCGACTATACCCTCGAGATCGAGGTTGTCGGGTGTTCTGACAAAGGTATCTGTTATCAGCCATTCAGAAAATCTTTCACTTTCAAAGGCGCTAAAGCCGGATTCTTTGACAAGATCTCTTCATTGACACAGGAGGGGAACACCGCCAAGATCGCTGATGTTCTGGGAAGTGAGAGTTCTCTTTTTATCATTATTCTTTTCTTCATTTTCGGTCTGCTGCTGGCATTGACTCCCTGTGTATTCCCGATGATCCCTATCCTCTCATCTATTATTGTTTCCCAGGCAGGCAATGAAAAACCGAGTGTGGGGAAAGCTTTTTTTACCTCACTGGTCTATGTAGTTGCCATGGCACTGACCTACACGGTTGTCGGCGTGATCGCCGGACTTCTGGGAGCCGACATACAGACAGCCATGCAGAACCCCTGGGTACTGACAATCTTTGCTTTGATGTTCGTTGCTTTGGCATTCTCACTCTTCGGCTACTACGAAATAGGCCTCCCGGCCTCCTGGCAGTCCAAACTCTCTTCGATAAGTGATGAAGCCGGACAGAAGGGAGGTATTGTCGGTACAGCGGTCATGGGTCTGCTCTCCGCGCTCATCGTCGGACCATGCGTCGCTCCGCCGCTGGGCGGGGCTGTACTCTTCATCTCCCATACGGGTGATGCCCTGCTGGGCGGAACGGCACTTTTCGTCATGAGTATGGGAATGGGTATGCCGTTGCTGCTTGTGGGTATCGGTGCGGGTAAATTCATGCCGAAACCGGGTGGATGGATGACGGCCGTGTCGCAGGTGTTCGGTGTGATGATGCTGGGGCTGGGTATCTTTATGCTCTCACGTATTCTTCCCGACAGTATTACTTTGGTACTTTGGTCTCTACTTTTTATGGGTTCGGCGCTCTATATGGGTGTGTTCGATCCAAGCAGTGCCAAGAAAGGGATGAAAAAACTTATCCAGCTGCTGGCGGTCGTTTTCATGCTGTACGGTGCTTCTCTTTTTGTCGGTGCACTCAGCGGTGCCGACTCAATGTTGAGGCCTTTTGAGAAATTCACTGCGGGTGGCGGTACGGTCACCGCGGTTGTAAAAGAAGACAAATCAAGCCACCGTGGCTACAGCATCGACCGTCTTCTCAAAGAGGTGGCGGCATCGGACAAACCAGTGGTCGTCGATTTTGGGAAAGATTCCTGCACAGCCTGTAAAGAGCTCGAAGAGATCACATTTCCCAACCCCAAAGTACAGGAAGCATTGAAGAATTTCACCTTCATCAAGGTGGACCTGACGGACAATACCGAGGATGACAAAGCACTGCTTAAAAAGTTTGAACTCTTTGGTACACCCAACATCATCTTTTTTGACAAAGACAACGAATATATGCCGGAGAAGAGCCTGACAGGTTTCATAGAACCGGAAAAGTTTGCCGAGCATTTGGATCAGATAGCGAAATAG
- a CDS encoding CvfB family protein gives MTETKIQNEHIKIGEVNTLKIERDTDFGYYLAAKDYEEVLLPNVYIMEDEMPMGSLLDVFVYTDSEDRPVATTKMPYAKLGEYGYFTVVDYKPYGAFVNWGLPKDLFVPLSQQKEHFHIGKKYLLRVCLDAQTGRLYGTQKIGKYFNREMKGLHQNKVLDAIVLAQTPLGYKVIADNQYEGMLFSNEIFEPVKVGDRKKVYIKTVRKDGKLDLSLQPIGKQAKIGEAEGSILELLKEADGELPFTYKSDAEEIKKMFGLSKKNFKRTLTALIEAKKIVLLEDSIKLV, from the coding sequence ATGACAGAAACAAAAATCCAGAATGAACATATAAAAATAGGTGAGGTCAATACCCTCAAGATAGAACGTGATACCGACTTCGGGTATTATCTTGCTGCCAAAGACTATGAAGAGGTACTGCTCCCCAATGTCTACATCATGGAAGATGAGATGCCTATGGGCTCGCTTCTGGATGTCTTTGTCTACACGGACAGCGAGGACCGTCCCGTAGCGACGACGAAGATGCCGTATGCGAAACTGGGCGAGTACGGTTACTTTACCGTAGTAGACTATAAGCCCTACGGTGCCTTTGTCAACTGGGGGCTCCCCAAAGACCTCTTTGTACCGCTCTCCCAGCAGAAAGAACATTTTCATATCGGTAAGAAATATCTGCTGCGTGTCTGCCTCGATGCGCAGACCGGACGGCTTTACGGAACACAGAAGATCGGCAAGTATTTCAACCGTGAAATGAAAGGGCTGCATCAAAACAAAGTGCTTGATGCTATTGTCCTGGCCCAGACACCGCTTGGCTATAAGGTGATCGCTGACAACCAGTATGAAGGGATGCTCTTTTCCAATGAGATCTTTGAGCCCGTGAAAGTGGGAGACCGTAAAAAAGTCTATATCAAGACCGTCCGCAAAGACGGAAAGCTTGACCTCTCATTGCAGCCCATAGGCAAACAGGCAAAGATAGGTGAAGCCGAAGGAAGTATTTTAGAACTTCTTAAAGAGGCGGATGGTGAGCTTCCTTTTACCTATAAGAGTGATGCAGAAGAGATAAAAAAAATGTTCGGCTTGAGCAAGAAGAACTTCAAACGTACGTTGACCGCTTTGATAGAAGCCAAAAAGATCGTTCTGCTTGAAGACAGTATCAAATTAGTGTAG
- a CDS encoding thioredoxin family protein: MRSVFITFILLNSFLFALSGEEVFKQKCASCHQYYVPQNKIIANAKHDNKDLNLAAPTLTEMSFMIKDQVGDRALDAEGQKFQIEEWLTDYLNAPTKDKGVIPDEFTRFFEVMPSMKGQLNEDEVEALTDFIYVYSEKMTVAHSVKRYSYEEAKKIAKEQNKIILIEGYISFCRGCIRMDREVMVEDKVKEVLNKDFVFVKKNFLIEKLPLGIKHLGTPSFYFINSDGDKVIEMVQGFGTADEFLELLKNVKKMAENQ; the protein is encoded by the coding sequence ATGAGATCGGTTTTTATAACATTTATATTACTGAACAGCTTCCTTTTTGCTCTGTCGGGAGAAGAAGTGTTCAAGCAGAAGTGCGCTTCCTGCCACCAATACTATGTTCCCCAGAACAAAATCATAGCCAATGCAAAACATGACAACAAAGACTTGAACCTTGCAGCGCCCACGCTGACAGAGATGTCGTTCATGATCAAAGACCAGGTCGGTGACCGTGCGCTTGATGCGGAGGGGCAGAAATTCCAGATAGAGGAGTGGCTGACCGACTATCTGAATGCCCCGACCAAAGATAAAGGTGTCATACCTGATGAATTTACGCGTTTTTTCGAGGTGATGCCAAGTATGAAAGGGCAGCTTAACGAAGATGAGGTCGAAGCATTGACGGATTTCATCTATGTCTATTCCGAGAAAATGACTGTGGCCCACAGTGTGAAACGTTACAGTTATGAGGAAGCCAAAAAGATCGCCAAGGAGCAGAACAAGATCATTCTGATCGAAGGTTACATCTCTTTCTGCCGCGGATGTATACGCATGGACAGAGAAGTGATGGTAGAAGATAAGGTCAAGGAGGTGCTTAACAAAGATTTTGTTTTTGTCAAGAAAAACTTTCTGATCGAAAAACTGCCTTTGGGGATCAAACATCTGGGAACGCCTTCGTTCTATTTCATCAATTCGGATGGAGACAAGGTGATAGAAATGGTACAGGGTTTCGGTACTGCCGATGAATTCCTGGAATTGCTGAAAAATGTCAAAAAAATGGCGGAGAACCAGTGA